TACTTTGACCTGTTTTTGTTCCACCGGTAAAGGCTACTTTGTCAACATCATGGCTCTCTGCAAGCTCATTCCCAACCTTTGAGCCAGGTCCCAATACCAAGTTTGCCACTCCGTTCGGAAGCCCAACCTCTTCGATAATTTCAAATAATTTGAAAACGCTTACAGGAGTGACATCGGCAGGTTTAATTACAATTGTATTCCCTGCGGCAAGCGCAGGAGCAATTTGCCAAACGGCTAACATAAGCGGGAAGTTCCAAGGTACAATAAGTCCACAAACACCAATCGGTTCATGAATAATAATCGTTTCCGAAGAATCCTCACGAGTGTAAGATTCCTTTTTCATACCTTTGATCAAATCAGCATAATAGCGGAAGCATTCAATCGATACCGGGATATCCACATGGATTGTTGCACGAATAACCTTACCGTTATTTGCAGTTTCCAAACGGGCAATTTCAGCTGTCTTCTCTTCAAGACGGTCTGCAATCTTATATAGATAATCAGCTCTTTCATCAGCCGATAAGTTTGACCAGATTCCGCTGTCAAACGCTTTACGAGCCGCCTTAATTGCTACCTTCGCATCGTCTTCTGATCCATGAGCTGACGTTGCAATAACCTCACTGGTTGCAGGATTGATAATGTTTCGTCTAGCACCCGATAATGCTTCTACCCATTTTCCGTCAATGAACATGTTAATTTTCATAACAACTCTCCTTTACGCAATAATATCTAACATTTTGAAACCAATATGTGCTATATTGACCAGCATCGTTTTCTGATTATAGAACGGGAATGATTTGAGGCGTTCCTTTTCAAATCTATATCCACCTGCACTCCCCGTAACGATCCATTGTGCCAATAAATTACCAAACAATGTCGAAAGAGACGCGCCGTGGCCCGTATAACCCGTTGCGAAATATGCGCCCTCTTTGGATCTACCAATAACTGGGAACGTATCAATCGTTACCCCGATAAATCCACCCCACCGGTAATCAATCTTACTTCCTTCTAGTTTCGGCATTATTTTAACCATGGCATCGTAAACACTTTGATAAACAGCATCACCTAAGTTTGGACGAATATCGCCACCGCCAAATACGATCCGATTATCTGGTGTGCGCCTGAAATAGTAAAGGAAACTGCTTGTATCAAAAACCATGCGATCATTAGGAATGACGGTATTCACCAGCGATTCTGGAAGCTGTTCAGTAGCAATAATACGTGCCGAAATTGGCAGTACTCCTTTATTCAATTCAGCCATGATTTTTCCGGAGTAACCATCTGTAGCAACAATAATGTCTTTCGCTGTAACAGCACCTTTTTCTGTAACAACTTTCACACTGTTTCGCCCGTACTCAATAGATAGTGCTTTCGAGTGCTCAAAGATTTTTGCACCTATCGATTTAGCTGCTTCTCCCAAACCAATTGCATAGTTCAGTGGTTGGAACGAGTAACTCGAGTCGTCGACTAAGCAACCATAATATTGCGGGGAATCAATTTCTTGATGCAACTGACTTCGATTAAGCACGCTACATTCATATCCAAAGTTTTTGTTTAAGTATTCACTTTCAAGTTTCAATCCTTCAAAATGCTTGGCTTTGTAAGCCGCCACAATGTGACCTGTCTTTCTAAAGTTACAGTTGATTTGATGCTCATCGATGATGTTTTTAACTAGTTCAACACTAAGCAGCGAAAGATCGTTAAGTTGTCTCGCCTCTTCCGCACCATACTTCTTAGCAAGCTCCTGCATCGTTGGCTTATAGCCTGGCAATACCATCCCGCCGTTACGACCACTTGCGCCATACCCGATTGTTTCCTGCTCCAGGACAATGACACTCTTTCCTAATTTTTGCAAATGATATGCAGAAGAAAGACCTGTGAAACCTGCGCCAATAATGACAACATCTGCTTCTTCATTTCCTTCAAGAGGTTTTCCTTTGTCATAGCTGTTTGCAGTCGCTGTCCACAATGAGAGAGTATCCATTCGATCCATCTTATCCATAGCTAATCCTTCTCCTTTCGTGACATGTATGTTACAATACACTCAAAAATATTCACAATATTCAAACTTATTAAGTTAATCATATGACTTGGAGTTTCCTCCAAGTCAATACCCATTTGAGAGTTTTTTAAATTCATTTTGCGAAAAAAATGGAGTAACTCCACTTTTTTCATCGGGGGGACATCTATGAAAATTGGTACATTTGCGAAGCTTTTTCATGTTACAACTGATACCGTACGTTATTACATTGAACTTGGATTATTAATACCAGACAAAAAAAACACCCAGTATCAAATGAACCAATTGTGTTTAGACGACATGGCTTTTATTACTGAACTGAAAAAATTTCATTTTTCATTGATAGAAATCCAACGAATTTTATCGTATCGGCGTGTCACAAACTTCTCGGACCATGAGGATATCGACTACTACAACAACTTGCTCAATGATAAAAAGAATGAGCTGACTAAGAAAAAAGAAGACATATCAAAAGCTATCCAATTGATTGAAAAAGCGGTTCAACCAAACTCACCTTCAACCAAAGAAGAGGATATTACAGGAATCCCGCTTGACTTTGTAAATCTGCTCTATTGTCCGAAGTGCCGCATTCCACTTGAAATGAAAGATGTAACGATTAAAAAAGTCTACATTAACACGGGGAGTTTAACTTGTAACTGTGGATACGAAGCAGCTATCGAGGAGGGTATTATCATTACCGCGAACTTGTACGAGACGTCACCTTATCCATCTTATTTTTACGATAAAGAAACAATTAAAGAGATTAATCCCAAAATGATTAACTTATTTGAAAAAAGTAATTTTCAATTTCAAAAAGTTCTACAAAATATAGATTTAAAAAACAAATTAGTCGTGGAAACAAACGTTGACGCTTTTGTGTCACTACCGAAATATATCGACATTCTTGAACCGAGCGCATCCTATGTATTCAGTGGCTATTCGCTTGCAATGCTCAAGAAGGTTAGAAATAGAATTGAGCGTATGAATACGAAGCCACGCGTCCTTTATATTTTGAATTCCGATTTAAATCTACCATTGAAACCGCTTAGCATCGATGTTTTTGTGGATAGTTTTACAATAACTGATTTTTCACTGCTCAACCCAGAGTTCCCAAGTCACGTTCTAAAAAACTATTTACATAACAGTTCAAAAATTGTCGGTGGATACTCGTATTATGATAGCTCGGCCAAATCCTTGAAAAATATTTCAGCCTTATATCCAAATTCCCATGAGCATATTTTATATCCAAAATACTTAGAAGAGAATTTATCAGTTAACGGATTTCAAATCATGCAAAATGAAAATATTGGTTACTGTACAGATCCAGGACCTTATTTCGACTATCATGTAAGAGACGAAAAATTCCACATGCTCATGTATTTGGCTAGTACGAAAAAATAGCACATCACACTTCACCCCAAAAAAGCGCCATCACAAGTGACGGCGCTTTTTCTATGTAAGAGCTACTAGAAGATATCCTTCTAGCCTACTCCCATTTATAAGTCCAAAATTGTTCAAGTTGCAACCATTTTAATGTTGCTGCATCTTTGTTTTTTATTTTTGCATGTGTTTCTTCAAGCATTGCTTCTGTTTGTGAACGGTGCGCACCTAGTGCAGCTAATTTATGCTCAAATACTTCACTAATATTATTTACAACATCCGGCTCACCGAGTACAGCTTCTCGATTTCTCGTAATCGCAACCGCATGAATGGCTGGACGTTCTTCTTTTGGCATACGTGATACAGCGCGAACTACAGCGCGGCCAAATGCATCATGATCTGGATGTACGCCGTGTTCTGGATAAAATGTAATAATTCGAGATGGATTTACTTCTTGAATTATCGCTTCGATTTTATCTGCAACGAAATCAACATCTTCAAATTCTAACGTTTTATCATGGAAACCGAGCATTCTTAAATCTTGAATCCCCATCGCTTCACATGCATCTTTTAATTCTTTTTCACGGATATTTGGAATCGTTTCACGGTTAGCGAATACGTTTTTCCCCATGTTACGTCCCATTTGTCCAAGAGTACCACATGCGTATGTTACAGGTACTCCTTGATCTGTTAATAAGCGAATTGTTCCTCCCGCAGCAAATGCTTCATCATCTGGATGCGGAAATACAACAAGTACATGTCTCTCCATAAGTTCCCCTCCTTCTTACTTAAATGGCGTTAAGCTTAACTCAAGCGCTACCGCTAAGCGACCTTGGTTATCATGCCCTGCGAGTAATAAACGCTCTTTATCGTCTACTTCCCAGTGCGTAATACCTTCTGCATATACCCAGCCATGATCCATTTTCAAACCAACTCGGTATGGGTTTGTTCCAGTTATTTTCCCGCGCTCAAAGCGAATAATTGCATTTCGAATGAATGCTCCAACTGTCATCATCTTTTCATTAAAGTGTGACGCATACGCTCCGTTCGTCGTTTCTAAATGAATATATACATCTTTATTTACAAAACGTTCAATTTCATTTTGAATAAGAGAACTATCTTTTACTATTTCCATCGGAATTCACCTCTTTAAACCATTTTACGCAAAAATAATGTAAATTGCTATCTCTATATTAGAGGACAACGCTCACTTTTCCTAATAATTTGCACTGTGTTTTTTATATTTTTTATATGATATGTAAAAATCATATTTTTTCCTTCACTTTGTTAAATAGTTTTCTTTCTTTTTTGAATTTGCTACAATATATTTTATCCCGTATTCATACAGCGAGATACATTTCGACAATTGAATACATACTTTAAAGAAGGTGACATGATTGGAACAATCAGCACATGAAGTAGCAAATTGGCAATATTATTTTGCAATTGCCGTATTTTTAGTCACGTACGGCTTTATTATTTCTGAGAAATTGAATCGTGCTGTAATCGCACTATTCGGCG
This genomic interval from Bacillus cereus contains the following:
- a CDS encoding NAD(P)/FAD-dependent oxidoreductase, whose protein sequence is MDKMDRMDTLSLWTATANSYDKGKPLEGNEEADVVIIGAGFTGLSSAYHLQKLGKSVIVLEQETIGYGASGRNGGMVLPGYKPTMQELAKKYGAEEARQLNDLSLLSVELVKNIIDEHQINCNFRKTGHIVAAYKAKHFEGLKLESEYLNKNFGYECSVLNRSQLHQEIDSPQYYGCLVDDSSYSFQPLNYAIGLGEAAKSIGAKIFEHSKALSIEYGRNSVKVVTEKGAVTAKDIIVATDGYSGKIMAELNKGVLPISARIIATEQLPESLVNTVIPNDRMVFDTSSFLYYFRRTPDNRIVFGGGDIRPNLGDAVYQSVYDAMVKIMPKLEGSKIDYRWGGFIGVTIDTFPVIGRSKEGAYFATGYTGHGASLSTLFGNLLAQWIVTGSAGGYRFEKERLKSFPFYNQKTMLVNIAHIGFKMLDIIA
- a CDS encoding MerR family transcriptional regulator; the encoded protein is MKIGTFAKLFHVTTDTVRYYIELGLLIPDKKNTQYQMNQLCLDDMAFITELKKFHFSLIEIQRILSYRRVTNFSDHEDIDYYNNLLNDKKNELTKKKEDISKAIQLIEKAVQPNSPSTKEEDITGIPLDFVNLLYCPKCRIPLEMKDVTIKKVYINTGSLTCNCGYEAAIEEGIIITANLYETSPYPSYFYDKETIKEINPKMINLFEKSNFQFQKVLQNIDLKNKLVVETNVDAFVSLPKYIDILEPSASYVFSGYSLAMLKKVRNRIERMNTKPRVLYILNSDLNLPLKPLSIDVFVDSFTITDFSLLNPEFPSHVLKNYLHNSSKIVGGYSYYDSSAKSLKNISALYPNSHEHILYPKYLEENLSVNGFQIMQNENIGYCTDPGPYFDYHVRDEKFHMLMYLASTKK
- the bshB2 gene encoding bacillithiol biosynthesis deacetylase BshB2, whose translation is MERHVLVVFPHPDDEAFAAGGTIRLLTDQGVPVTYACGTLGQMGRNMGKNVFANRETIPNIREKELKDACEAMGIQDLRMLGFHDKTLEFEDVDFVADKIEAIIQEVNPSRIITFYPEHGVHPDHDAFGRAVVRAVSRMPKEERPAIHAVAITRNREAVLGEPDVVNNISEVFEHKLAALGAHRSQTEAMLEETHAKIKNKDAATLKWLQLEQFWTYKWE
- a CDS encoding YojF family protein; its protein translation is MEIVKDSSLIQNEIERFVNKDVYIHLETTNGAYASHFNEKMMTVGAFIRNAIIRFERGKITGTNPYRVGLKMDHGWVYAEGITHWEVDDKERLLLAGHDNQGRLAVALELSLTPFK